In the genome of Coturnix japonica isolate 7356 chromosome 19, Coturnix japonica 2.1, whole genome shotgun sequence, one region contains:
- the MYO18A gene encoding unconventional myosin-XVIIIa isoform X11, with translation MFNLMKKDKEKDGARKEKKEKKEKKERMSAAELKSLEEMSMRRGFFNLNRASKRDSRARLEISNPIPIKVASGSDLHLTDIDSDSNRGSIILDSGHLSTASSSDDLKVDDGNFKGSVLQRAAKFGSLAKQNSQMIVKRFSFSQKSRDESASETSTPSEHSAAPSPQVEVRALEAQLSKQGAPQVHPRTPPVPSTLSRPPELVSKRFPAELRLPALVPPQPPAPRQLELQRRNTGDFGFSLRRTTMLDCAPDGQLYRRVVHFAEPGAGTKDLALGLVPGDRLVEINGKNVENKTRDEIVEMIRQSGETVQLKVQPILELSELSRCWLRGTEGTRRAAWDLDPAAPAPSQVLYPCPQQLSAPAALPLSSVCHWAGICARASCWSGQADDAPSAPVGSSPTAAQAKTEEQIAAEEAWYETDKVWLVHKDGFSLGSQLRPEEPSALPEGKVKVKLDHDGAVLEVEEDDVEKANPPSCERTEDLASLLYLNESSVLHTLRQRYGSNLIHTYAGPAMVVINPLSSPSMYSEKVMHMFKGCRREDTSPHIYAVAQAAYRSMLMGRQDQAVVLLGSSGSGKTTNCQHLIQYLATIAGSTGKVFSAEKWQALYTVLEAFGNSSTSMNGNATRFSQIISLDFDQAGQVASASIQTLLLEKLRVARRPANEATFNVFYYLLACSDSALRTELHFNHLAENNVFGIVPLAKTEEKQKATQQFNKLQAAMKVMGISSDEQKAFWLVLGAIYHLGAAGATKDADEAGRKQFARHEWAQKAAYLLGCSLEELSSSIFKHQPKGSLQRSTSFRQGPEEPGMGDGTGPKLSALECLEGMAAGLYSELFTLLISLLNRALKSSQHSVCSVTVVDTPGAQNPEVAGQSRGATFEELCHNYAQERLQLLFHQRTFAQELERYKEENIELALADTEPTSWGSVAAVDQPSHQALVRSLTRTDEARGLLWLLEEEALQPGGSEDTLLERLLAYYGPQEGGKKGHDPLLPSDKPRHFFLGHSSGTNWVHYDATGWLNHVKHNPATQNASMLLQESQKKIISSLFAGRGSSALVLSGSVAGLEGGSQLALRRATSMRKTFTTGVAAVKKKSLCIQVKLQVDALIDSIKKSKLHFVHCFLPKAAGSSGDPRGLPCRRVSGSELELPAEHCEPAGLMQLDVPLLRAQLRGSRLLDALRMYRQGYPDHMVFAEFRRRFDVLAPHLTKKHGRNYIVVDEKRAVEELLESLDLEKSSYHMGLSRVFFRAGSLARLEEQRDAQTSRNITLFQAACRGFLARQHFKKRKIQDLAIRCVQKNIKKNKGVKDWPWWKLFTTVRPLIEVQLTEEQIRGKDEEIQQLKSKLEKVEKERNELRLNSDRLESRITELTSELTDERNTGESASQLLDAETAERLRAEKEMKDLQAKYDALKKQMESMEMEVMEARLIRAAELNGELDDDDSGGEWRLKYERAVREIDFTKKRLQQELEDKLEVEQQGKRQLERKLADLQADGEESQRALQQLKKKCQRLAAELQDTKLHLEGQQGRNHDLEKKQRRFDGELSQAHEEAQRERLQREKLSREKDVLVAEVFGLKQLLEDKDADIAGLTQRAEALEAELQDISCQESKDEASLAKVKKQLRDLEAKAKDQEEELDEQAGTIQMLEQAKLRLEMEMERLRQTHAKEVESRDEEVEEIRQSCQKKLKQMEMQLEEEYEDKQKVLREKRELESKLSAVSDQANQRDFETEKRLRRDLKRTKALLADAQIMLDHLKNNAPSKREIAQLKNQLEESEFTCAAAVKARKSMEVEIEDLHLQIDDLSKAKAALEEQLSRLQREKNEVQSRLEEDQEDMNELMKKHKAAVAQASRDLAQMNDLQAQLEEVSKEKQELQEKLQGLQSQLEFLEQSMVDKSLVSRQEAKIRELETRLEFERTQVKRLESLATRLKENMEKLTEERDQRAAAENREKEQNKRLQRQLRDVKEEMGELAKKEAEASRKKHELEMDLESLEAANQSLQSDLKLAFKRIGDLQAAIEDEMESDSNEDLINSLQDMVAKYQKRKSKLDGDSDVDSELEDRVDGVKSWLSKNKGSSKALSDDGSLKGSSSPPSCRKPFSYDRWDEELDATESTERSSHSPTSDGETESRAAETPA, from the exons atGTTCAACCTGATgaagaaagacaaggagaaggATGGGgccaggaaggagaagaaagaaaagaaggaaaagaaggagcGGATGTCGGCAGCTGAGCTCAAGAGCCTGGAGGAGATGAGCATGCGGAGGGGCTTCTTCAACCTCAACCGTGCGTCCAAGCGGGACTCCAGGGCGCGCCTGGAGAtctccaaccccatccccatcaaGGTGGCCAGTGGCTCTGATCTGCACCTCACCGACATCGACTCCGACAGCAACCGGGGCAGCATCATCCTGGACTCAGGCCAcctgagcacagccagctccagcgACGACCTCAAGGTGGATGATGGCAACTTCAAGGGCTCGGTGCTGCAGCGGGCGGCCAAGTTTGGCTCCTTGGCCAAGCAGAACTCACAGATGATCGTTAAGCGCTTCTCCTTCTCCCAGAAGAGCCGCGATGAGAGCGCATCGGAGACCTCCACCCCCTCAGAGCACtcagcagccccctccccacaggTGGAGGTGCGCGCACTGGAGGCTCAGCTCTCCAAGCAAGGCGCACCCCAAGTGCATCCCCGTACCCCTCCTGTGCCCTCCACGCTCTCCAGACCCCCAGAGCTGGTGAGCAAGAGgttccctgcagagctgcgcCTGCCCGCCCTGGtgcccccgcagcccccagcaccacggcagctggagctgcagagacGCAACACCGGCGATTTTGGCTTCTCTCTGCGCCGTACCACCATGCTGGACTGTGCACCTGATGGCCAGCTGTACCGCCGCGTCGTGCATTTCGCCGAACCCGGAGCCGGCACCAAGGATTTGGCATTGGGATTAGTGCCGGGAGATCGATTGGTGGAGATCAACGGGAAAAACGTGGAGAATAAAACGAGGGATGAGATCGTGGAGATGATCCGGCAATCTGGAGAGACGGTGCAGCTGAAGGTGCAGCCCATCCTGGAGCTGAGCGAGCTGAGCCGCTGCTGGCTGCGGGGCACAGAGGGGACGCGCCGTGCTGCATGGGAT TTGGACCCCGCCGCCCCAGCCCCCAGCCAGGTACTGTACCCCTGTcctcagcagctctctgccccCGCCGCCCTCCCGCTGTCTTCTGTGTGCCATTGGGCCGGCATCTGCGCCCGCGCCTCGTGCTGGAGT GGACAAGCAGACGATGCTCCCTCAGCCCCCGTCGGCTCCAGCCCTACTGCAGCTCAG GCCAAGACAGAGGAGCAAATCGCTGCTGAGGAGGCTTGGTATGAGACTGACAAGGTGTGGCTGGTGCACAAGGATGGCTTCTCTTTGG gcagccagctgcGGCCGGAGGAACCCAGCGCCCTGCCCGAGGGCAAGGTGAAGGTGAAGCTGGACCACGACGGAGCAGTCCTAGAGGTGGAGGAGGATGACGTGGAGAAG GCAAACCCTCCATCCTGTGAGCGCACAGAGGACCTCGCCAGCCTCCTCTACCTCAACGAGTCCAGCGTCCTGCACACGCTGCGGCAGCGCTACGGCAGCAACCTCATCCACACCTACGCCGGCCCCGCCATGGTGGTCATCAACCCGCTGAGCTCCCCCTCCATGTACTCCGAGAAG gtgaTGCACATGTTCAAGGGGTGCCGCCGGGAGGACACGTCCCCGCACATCTACGCCGTGGCGCAGGCCGCCTACCGCAGCATGCTGATGGGCCGCCAGGACCAGGccgtggtgctgctgggctccagTGGCAGCGGCAAGACCACCAACTGCCAGCACCTCATCCAGTACCTCGCCACCATCGCCGGCAGCACTGGCAAGGTCTTCTCCG CGGAGAAGTGGCAGGCGCTCTACACCGTCCTGGAGGCTTTTGGCAATAGCAGCACCAGCATGAACGGCAATGCCACGCGCTTCTCCCAGATCATCTCCCTGGATTTCGACCAGGCTGGGCAGGTGGCATCCGCCTCCATACAG acgctgctgctggagaagctgcGTGTTGCCCGGCGCCCAGCCAACGAGGCCACCTTCAATGTTTTCTACTACTTGCTGGCCTGCTCTGACAGCGCCCTGCG GACTGAGCTGCATTTCAACCACCTGGCGGAGAACAACGTCTTTGGCATCGTGCCCCTCGCCAAG acagaggaaaaacagaaggcCACCCAGCAGTTCAAcaagctgcaggctgccatgaAGGTGATGGGCATCTCCAGCGATGAGCAGAAAGCCTTCTGGCTGGTCCTGGGGGCCATCTACCAcctgggggctgctggagccACCAAAG ACGCCGATGAAG CCGGCAGGAAGCAGTTTGCACGACATGAGTGGGCTCAGAAAGCCGCCtacctgctgggctgcagcctggaggAGCTTTCCTCCTCCATCTTCAAGCACCAGCCCAAGGGCAGTCTGCAGCGCTCCACCTCCTTCCGACAGGGCCCCGAGGAGCCGGGCATGGGTGATGGTACAG GTCCTAAGCTGTCAGCGCTGGAGTGCCTGGAGGGCATGGCTGCAGGCTTGTACTCGGAGCTCTTCACCCTGCTCATCTCCCTGCTTAATAG GGCCCTCAAGTCAAGCCAGCACTCGGTGTGCTCGGTGACGGTGGTGGACACCCCTGGAGCCCAGAACCCCGAGGtggcagggcagagcagaggggccACCTTCGAGGAGCTGTGCCACAACTACGCCCAGGAGCGCCTACAGCTCCTCTTCCACCAGCGCACCTTCGCCCAGGAGCTGGAGCGTTACAAGGAG GAAAACATAGAGCTCGCCCTGGCTGACACAGAGCCCACCTCCTGGGGCTCTGTAGCTGCTGTAGACCAGCCCTCCCACCAGGCACTG GTCCGCTCACTGACGCGCACTGACGAGGCACGggggctgctgtggctgctggaggaggaggccCTGCAACCAGGTGGCAGCGAGGACACCTTGCTGGAGCGGCTCTTGGCCTACTATGGCCCCCAGGAGGGGGGCAAGAAAG GGCATGACCCGCTGCTGCCCAGCGACAAACCCCGGCACTTCTTCCTGGGCCACAGCTCAGGCACCAACTGGGTGCACTACGATGCCACGGGCTGGCTCAACCACGTCAAGCATAATCCGGCCACCCAGAACGCctccatgctgctgcaggagtCACAGAA GAAGATCATCAGCAGCCTGTTTGCGGGGCGCGGCAGCTCGGCGCTGGTGCTGTCGGGCTCGGTGGCGGGGCTGGAGGGGGGCTCACAGCTGGCCCTGCGCCGGGCCACCAGCATGAGAAAAACCTTCACCACTGGGGTGGCCGCGGTCAAGAAGAAATCGCTGTGCATCCAGGTCAAGCTGCAAGTG GACGCCCTCATCGATAGCATCAAGAAATCCAAGCTGCACTTTGTGCACTGCTTCCTCCCcaaagcagcagggagcagtggggaCCCCCGGGGGCTGCCGTGCCGTCGGGTGAGCGGCAGTGAGCTGGAGCTGCCAGCTGAGCACTGCGAGCCTGCAGGGCTGATGCAGCTGGATGTGCCCCTGCTGCGTGCTCAGCTCCGCGGGTCCCGCCTGCTTGATGCCCTCCGCATGTACCGTCAAG GCTACCCCGACCATATGGTGTTTGCTGAGTTCCGGCGGCGCTTTGACGTGCTGGCCCCACACCTCACCAAGAAGCACGGCCGCAATTACATTGTGGTGGATGAGAAGCGG GCAGTCGAGGAGCTCCTGGAATCGCTGGACCTGGAGAAGAGCAGCTATCATATGGGTCTGAGCCGG GTGTTTTTCCGTGCTGGCTCACTGGccaggctggaggagcagcGGGACGCGCAGACCAGCAGGAACATCACCCTGTTCCAGGCGGCGTGCAGGGGCTTCCTGGCACGGCAGCACTTCAAGAAGAGGAAG ATCCAGGATTTGGCCATTCGCTGCGTGCAGAAGAACATCAAGAAGAACAAAGGGGTGAAGGACTGGCCCTGGTGGAAGCTCTTCACCACCGTGAGGCCCCTGATCGAGGTGCAGCTCACCGAGGAGCAGATCCGTGGCAAGGAC GAAGAGATCCAGCAGCTGAAGAGCAAACTTGAGAAGGTGGAGAAGGAGCGCAACGAGCTGCGGCTCAACAGCGACCGCCTGGAGAGCAGG ATCACGGAGCTGACATCGGAGCTGACGGACGAACGCAACACGGGCGAGTCGGCCTCGCAGCTGCTGGACGCCGAGACGGCTGAGAGGCTGCGCGCTGAGAAGGAGATGAAGGACCTGCAG GCCAAGTACGATGCTCTGAAGAAGCAGATGGAGTCCATGGAGATGGAGGTGATGGAGGCTCGGCTCATCCGTGCAGCCGAGCTCAATGGGGAGCTGGATGATGATGACTCAG GTGGTGAGTGGAGGCTGAAATACGAGCGGGCAGTGCGGGAGATCGACTTCACCAAGAAgcggctgcagcaggagctggaggacaAGCTGGAGGTGGAGCAGCAGGGCAAGAGGCAGCTGGAGCGCAAG ctggcaGACCTGCAGGCGGATGGTGAGGAGAGCCAGCGGgcgctgcagcagctgaagaagaAGTGCCAGCGGCTGGCAGCCGAGCTGCAGGACACCAAGCTGCACCTTGAGGGCCAGCAAGGCCGCAACCATGACCTGGAGAAGAAGCAGCGCAG GTTTGATGGAGAGCTGTCGCAGGCACACGAGGAGGCACAGAGGGAGAGGCTGCAGCGGGAGAAGCTGAGCCGTGAGAAGGATGTGCTGGTGGCTGAGGTGTTCGGCCtcaagcagctgctggag GACAAAGATGCAGACATTGCTGGGCTGACGCAGCGGGCGGAGGCgctggaggcagagctgcaggacatCTCCTGCCAGGAATCCAAGGATGAGGCGTCTCTTGCCAAGGTGAAGAAGCAGCTGCGCGACCTGGAGGCCAAGGCAAAGGACcaggaggaggagctggatgAGCAGGCCGGCACCATCCAGATGCTGGAGCAG GCCAAGCTGCGCCTTGAGATGGAGATGGAGCGGCTCAGGCAGACCCATGCCAAGGAGGTGGAGAGCCGCGACGAGGAGGTGGAGGAGATCCGGCAGTCATGCCAGAAGAAG ctgaagcagatggagatgcagctggaggaggagtATGAAGACAAACAGAAGGTGTTGAGAGAAAAGCGGGAGCTGGAGAGCAAACTGTCTGCAGTCAGTGATCAG GCCAACCAGAGGGACTTCGAGACAGAGAAGCGCCTACGCCGTGACCTGAAGAGGACGAAAGCACTGCTGGCCGATGCACAGATCATGCTGGACCACCTGAAGAACAACGCGCCCAGCAAGAGGGAGATCGCCCAGCTCAAGAACCAG ctcGAGGAGTCTGAGTTCACCTGCGCAGCCGCTGTCAAAGCCCGCAAGTCCATGGAGGTGGAGATCGAAGACCTCCACCTGCAGATTGATGACCTCTCCAAAGCCAAAGCAGCG ctggaagagcagctgagCCGGCTGCAGCGGGAGAAGAATGAGGTGCAGAGCCGCCTGGAGGAAGACCAGGAGGACATGAATGAGCTGATgaagaagcacaaagcagcagtggcCCAG GCATCCCGTGACCTGGCACAGATGAACGACCTCCAGGCACAGCTGGAAGAGGTCagcaaggagaagcaggagctgcaggagaag CTGCAAgggctgcagagccagctggaGTTCCTGGAGCAGTCCATGGTGGACAAGTCACTGGTGAGCAGGCAGGAGGCCAAGATCCGTGAACTGGAGACCAGGCTGGAGTTTGAGAGGACACAAGTCAAGCGCCTGGAG agcctggCCACACGGCTGAAGGAGAACATGGAGAAGCTGACAGAGGAGCGGGACCAGCGAGCAGCTGCTGAGAACAGGGAGAAGGAGCAGAACAAGAGGCTGCAGCGACAGCTCCGTGATGTCAAGGAGGAGATGGGAGAGCTGGCCAAGAAGGAGGCAGAGGCCAGCCGCAAGAAGCATGAGCTG GAGATGGACCTGGAGAGTCTGGAAGCTGCCAACCAGAGCCTGCAGTCAGACCTGAAGCTGGCCTTCAAGCGCATTGGGGACCTGCAGGCTGCCATCGAGGATGAGATGGAGAGTGACAGCAATGAGGATCTCATCAACAG TTTGCAGGACATGGTGGCAAagtatcagaaaagaaagagtaaacT